A window of the Gossypium hirsutum isolate 1008001.06 chromosome A05, Gossypium_hirsutum_v2.1, whole genome shotgun sequence genome harbors these coding sequences:
- the LOC107959985 gene encoding fructose-bisphosphate aldolase 3, chloroplastic isoform X2, with the protein MACVSFAKLNAPSSSWIGGQQSLPQRSGSSARLATRRVSLPIRAGAYTDELIKTAKTIASPGRGILAIDESNATCGKRLSSIGLDNTEPNRQAYRQLLLTTPGLGEYISGAILFEETLYQSTTDGKKFVDVLHDQKIVPGIKVDKGLVPLPGSNNESWCQGLDGLSSRSAEYYKQGARFAKWRTVVSIPCGPSALAVKEAAWGLARYAAISQDNGLVPIVEPEILLDGDHPIGRTLEVAEKVWAEVFYYLAENNVIFEGILLKPSMVTPGAEHKERANPETIAKYTLTMLKRRVPPAVPGIMVFAFVHLCSFCLEDSRRWKPH; encoded by the exons ATGGCTTGTGTTAGCTTCGCTAAACTCAACGCGCCGTCATCCTCTTGGATCGGTGGCCAGCAGTCTCTCCCTCAACGCTCCGGATCATCCGCTCGGCTCGCCACTCGCAGAGTCTCACTCCCGATCCGTGCTGGCGCTTACACCGACGAACTCATCAAAACCGCC AAAACTATTGCTTCACCTGGTCGTGGAATACTGGCAATTGATGAATCGAATGCAACATGTGGGAAGAGATTATCTTCTATTGGCTTAGACAATACTGAACCCAACCGCCAGGCTTACAGACAGCTTCTGCTCACAACTCCTGGCCTCGGAGAATATATTTCCGGTGCCATTCTTTTCGAGGAAACACTTTACCAGTCAACTACAGATGGGAAGAAGTTTGTTGATGTCTTGCACGACCAGAAAATCGTACCTGGCATCAAAGTAGATAAG GGTTTGGTTCCTCTACCTGGATCAAACAATGAATCTTGGTGCCAAGGCTTGGATGGATTGTCATCAAGATCTGCCGAGTACTACAAACAAGGTGCTCGATTTGCCAAGTG GAGAACGGTAGTTAGCATTCCTTGTGGTCCTTCTGCTCTGGCTGTTAAGGAAGCTGCATGGGGACTTGCACGTTATGCTGCCATTTCTCAG GACAATGGTCTTGTGCCAATAGTGGAACCCGAGATTCTTCTGGATGGTGATCACCCTATTGGGAGGACTCTTGAAGTAGCTGAGAAAGTTTGGGCAGAAGTCTTCTACTACTTGGCTGAGAACAATGTTATATTTGAGGGCATCTTACTCAAGCCCAGTATGGTAACCCCAGGAGCTGAACACAAGGAGAGGGCTAATCCTGAGACTATTGCAAAATATACGCTCACAATGCTGAAAAGGAGAGTTCCACCAGCTGTTCCAGGAATCATG GTGTTTGCATTTGTTCATCTTTGCAGTTTTTGTCTGGAGGACAGTCGGAGATGGAAGCCACATTGA
- the LOC107959985 gene encoding fructose-bisphosphate aldolase 3, chloroplastic isoform X1 — protein sequence MACVSFAKLNAPSSSWIGGQQSLPQRSGSSARLATRRVSLPIRAGAYTDELIKTAKTIASPGRGILAIDESNATCGKRLSSIGLDNTEPNRQAYRQLLLTTPGLGEYISGAILFEETLYQSTTDGKKFVDVLHDQKIVPGIKVDKGLVPLPGSNNESWCQGLDGLSSRSAEYYKQGARFAKWRTVVSIPCGPSALAVKEAAWGLARYAAISQDNGLVPIVEPEILLDGDHPIGRTLEVAEKVWAEVFYYLAENNVIFEGILLKPSMVTPGAEHKERANPETIAKYTLTMLKRRVPPAVPGIMFLSGGQSEMEATLNLHAMNQSPNPWHVSFSYARALQNTVLKTWQGRPENVEAAQKALLVRAKANSLAQLGKYSAEGESEEAKKGMFVKGYTY from the exons ATGGCTTGTGTTAGCTTCGCTAAACTCAACGCGCCGTCATCCTCTTGGATCGGTGGCCAGCAGTCTCTCCCTCAACGCTCCGGATCATCCGCTCGGCTCGCCACTCGCAGAGTCTCACTCCCGATCCGTGCTGGCGCTTACACCGACGAACTCATCAAAACCGCC AAAACTATTGCTTCACCTGGTCGTGGAATACTGGCAATTGATGAATCGAATGCAACATGTGGGAAGAGATTATCTTCTATTGGCTTAGACAATACTGAACCCAACCGCCAGGCTTACAGACAGCTTCTGCTCACAACTCCTGGCCTCGGAGAATATATTTCCGGTGCCATTCTTTTCGAGGAAACACTTTACCAGTCAACTACAGATGGGAAGAAGTTTGTTGATGTCTTGCACGACCAGAAAATCGTACCTGGCATCAAAGTAGATAAG GGTTTGGTTCCTCTACCTGGATCAAACAATGAATCTTGGTGCCAAGGCTTGGATGGATTGTCATCAAGATCTGCCGAGTACTACAAACAAGGTGCTCGATTTGCCAAGTG GAGAACGGTAGTTAGCATTCCTTGTGGTCCTTCTGCTCTGGCTGTTAAGGAAGCTGCATGGGGACTTGCACGTTATGCTGCCATTTCTCAG GACAATGGTCTTGTGCCAATAGTGGAACCCGAGATTCTTCTGGATGGTGATCACCCTATTGGGAGGACTCTTGAAGTAGCTGAGAAAGTTTGGGCAGAAGTCTTCTACTACTTGGCTGAGAACAATGTTATATTTGAGGGCATCTTACTCAAGCCCAGTATGGTAACCCCAGGAGCTGAACACAAGGAGAGGGCTAATCCTGAGACTATTGCAAAATATACGCTCACAATGCTGAAAAGGAGAGTTCCACCAGCTGTTCCAGGAATCATG TTTTTGTCTGGAGGACAGTCGGAGATGGAAGCCACATTGAACTTGCATGCAATGAATCAGAGCCCCAACCCATGGCACGTTTCTTTCTCTTACGCACGTGCATTGCAGAACACTGTGCTTAAGACATGGCAAGGACGTCCAGAGAATGTTGAAGCTGCACAGAAGGCTCTTTTGGTGCGTGCAAAGGCAAACTCTCTGGCTCAACTCGGAAAATACTCTGCCGAGGGTGAAAGTGAAGAAGCCAAGAAAGGAATGTTTGTTAAGGGCTATACCTATTAA